The Parambassis ranga chromosome 13, fParRan2.1, whole genome shotgun sequence genome contains the following window.
ACGACCGCCTCAGCAGCACCTACCAAAGGTGAATAAAGCAGTGGGAGAAAAAGGTCTTTAAGTATAACATGCTGGACTTGTTATTTTCTCTTTGATGAGGCTGCTGATGGTTTCTTCCCTTCCAGTGCGTCAGCTCCTGCAGGCTCTTCCATCCAGACCTCTGAGTAATGGTTACATTCAACAGAAAcggctcctctcctccccttcaTCTCCAAAGAAAGAGGTGCTGCAGTCCATTAAGAGGTGTGCTTCAAACCCTTTTATCACCCACGTGTGAATGGACGTGACACAAAAAAATAGACCTGTCTCAGTTGCTGCATTTAATCATAGTGTATGACACATGTAATGAAGGATTTTTGCAATCATGTGTCCTTTTGTGTGTTGGTTTAGTCAACTTTAACGCTCTCTTCTCACTCTACTGCTTCAGAAAGAGTATGTCCACAGAGCGCCTCACGCTGGTGAGGAGAGAGATGGGCGCAGAGAGTCGGAGTCGAaccacctcctccagcagctcctccggTGGCAAAAGGTAACAGAACAAACTGCAAATACCTCCCGATACACaggatgttcctttttttttttactctatcATACTAAAAAcaatcaacaacaaaacaaaggtaCATGGACCGCTTGATATCCAgcgttgccatggaaacacacTCAGTCATTTGTTCCCTAACAAGCTCAGAGTCTGTTGTTGTGCCGCTGTGGGTCAgcagcagagtggaggaggaggaggaggtcagtggGTCGTGAAGATTGTTGTAATGAGCTGTCGAGCAGATCAGCCGCAGttttttgattgatttgatgATTGATGActgattcatttcatttttcttttttctttttttttttttactatttttacATTCTTATTGATAAAATCCTCAGTCTCACTGAGAGGCGTCAGAGATCAATGTGGATTCTGCATCGCACCATATTTCACCATCAGGTGGAGCTGTTCACAGTCAGGGCTTCCTGTTAATTCCATCATACATTATGTATGTCAGTTAATTGGCTCATAGGGCTCCTCTTTCATAACATCCATCAGTGTTTCAAATGCCTTTTCTCTCAtacttttatacattttatttaagttttttattttttactaaaCATTTCCATATTCTCTTTTCCGTTCTCTTCATTTCtctcccttctttcctttcctcgcctcctctctctgctcccttTCTGCTGATGGATCAGATTTCttcttggtaaaaaaaaaaaaaagtgggttGTGGTTACCAGGCAGAGGGAGGggggtgtgtgtttgcacagccAGGAAGTGCGTTCTGATTGGAGGACAGGGCCTTTCAGGCTGGGTTAAAAGTTTGCTGAGTGAAGGAGGAAGTGGTGTGTTGCTGCGGCTGTTGCACAGGACAGGAACCACTCCGACTGCTCTCCTCTGTTGACTCTCACTGTAACGGAACCATTGCAGACATGAAGAGGTCTTCCAGGTAAAGAGCTGCTTTATTATTTTGGCGAGTTAATGATTGATGTAGAAGCAGCAGGTTGAAAGGGAGAGGTTTATACTTCTATTGATTCAAAGAACAGAAAAGTTTGTATTTACTCAAAGCTCCTAAAGTTAGGACAAAGTTTCAGTCTCTGATTTGACTAATACGTGAACAGATTATTGATtgcacaataaaaaatcagctcTGTCTGGGTGGTGAACTGCTTCCAAGCTTCTTTATGTGAAGTTAATGTGGttatttttactgtaaagaAAGTCATCCGacagttgtttgtgtgtcatgatGGCATAAGGAAGTTTTAGAGAAAGGGTTGTCATGCAAACAAACGTTTGGATGCGGTTTGTCTGCAGGGCTGTGGGGAGGGGCAGCCGCATAGTAACACCAACAAGACAGAAACTAGACCTACTCAGGTGGAGAGAGGCGGGTCCGAGGAGGCATTTCAGGATAGTTTGTGGTTAAATAAGTCAAAATAAACATCTTCTAACTGAATCTTTGCACCTTTTAAAGGGTCTTCCGGGCTTTTTTTCCGCTGACgctgtaaacaaacagacacatcacATTTTGTTTGGTTATGAAACACAGGGAGACGGGCTGAGTGGATGTGAAGTGACAGGCGGCCGGCCACACCGCGCTCAGCAGATCTGTCACTTAACTGATTATCCTGTTAAAACTGACTCCTTCTGGCAGCACGGCACCTTCTGTGTTAGACGGCATGAAATTCACAAATGATGCTGTTACATGTCTTCTGCTCAGCTGTAGTTTTGCTACCTTTAAGGTTAAtccatggatttttttttgagcAGCTAATTGAGCGTCCCTGCAGCGAACAGACAGATGTAATGATTACAGATTCTACTCTGATAACATTGATTGGACTTCCTGCTTAGCATGCAGCAAACATACTGACCATGTGTCTGATCGTAGACGAGCACCATCACGCTCactctctcctccagctctccctctGCAAAGCTTTAACAACAAATCAGTCAGTTTGCAATGCAAATCCTCATGAAGGAAACGGCTCCATTATAATATATCAGATCTCCTCCTGCTATCAGTCAATACATCTATACATCaatctttgtgtatttttcacATTAGTTGAGTGAATATGTGAAcatgatgtttgtgtctttgctgctgcagcacttgAGTCATAATGGATCAGCAAATGGATGCTCACTGGAACACTCCCACAGTCCAGGGAGGGTTCAGACCCCATTAGTCCGACCTCAGTCTCCATCTACTCTCCGTCTTTTTCACTTTTACGTCTCTCCCAACATAAAAGCAGGCTTACAGTGGCAAATTAGATGCTCCAAACCCACAAAGAGTCGATGGACAGTTGACGTGCTCTTTTATGTGTTTAAAGAAGAACTCAGAGGGAAGCACATCAGCTATCATACCGTCACATCGATACGTTTTTAGTCAACTTTCCACAAATCTGTGCAGCATTCGTTGCTCATTATTGCCCTTTTAGTTTCATACAGGagcctgttgtgttttcagagtgCAGGCAGCCAGAAAATGTCAACAATACACTCGGTGCTGCTTGTTAATGAGTGGCCTGTTTGTGCATTCCCTCTCTGTGGAAACCCGGTGACCAGGACTGCCGCTGTAAGAGTTCTGGATGCAGAGCTATTTGCCCTTTCTGGCTGCCAGTTACCCAACATGCCCTGCACTAATTACTGGTTTCAGGATCAATCTTGTTGTGTCATTGGCTAAAACCAGGCCACGCCTCATCTTCCcggcagacgcacacacacacacacacacgctcacaggGTTCCAGAGACAAGTGGGCCTTTATGTGGTTCTTCTAAAGAGCCGACACCCTGCCTGCTCTCCTCCGGCTGTCCAGAGACACAGCACAACAGCCTGGCTTTTAAtcttcaaacacaaacatggcagctctGATCTCATCGGTGCTTCAACACGCAGTGACAAACCTGTTagatgtgtcagtgctgtgCGGCTCTTCCCTGCTAAACAAATGTCaggacatgcagacacacatcttGCTGCTTTCAGGTGATTTGTCTACGTCCATTTTGTGAACAAAGCATTGGAGTTTTCCTCCTAAATCTCAGACATTACTGGACTTTTCCTCACAGCAACAAACACCCATATAGATTAAACCTGCATGCAGCCTgttgtctctttttctttttcctcttttacggctgttgccatggtgatacCCACCTGTCAGCTGACGCAGCGCTTCCACATCCTGGTTATTTGATTGGACGTCAGCATCCTGACAGGTTCCCGTTGAGCGGTCAGCACGCACTGGAAACGCTCAGCGGGCAgttctgattggttgacagaCCTGATTCAGGAACAGATGCTGCAAAAAGCGATGAGGGGGCAGCTGCAGGTTTTGATTGACAGGGATGATGATGGAGTGTGTCAGAGTGGCTGACTCACTGGATGTCATTTTAAAGTGTACTTCTCTAACTTTTTACGCTTACATTTGGTTTTGCTGTGATGATTTTCTGTCTCACAGTTTGGCTGAGCAGCACATTATTAACAGACAACGCCTATGTGTGAACAGGACCTCTGTGTTTACTTTGACTGGATACACAACCACATGAatgagtttgttttgtgttcatcAAAGAAAATCTGACCTTTGTGTGTTGTCCCATGAAAAAACCTGCAGCTGCATGAAGCCTTTTCACCTGTTTCATTACTCTTCTATCAATAAGTGAAGTTTATTCATGGAACAGGTTCAAAGATCAGGCCTGATCTGAGGCCTGCTGGCCCCCTGAGACCGAACtttaaaaatgaaagtaaatAAAATCATAATCTGATTGTTTTATTGCAGCCTAAATCAATATAATTACCACTAATCAGTGAACTATGTAAATGCAGACACCACATCTTTTCTACGAGTGGTCTGAGAATATAATCCCTCATATTCTGGAGGATTATCAGGCATGTTATTACTCTGCATTCTGTGGTGTTGGTGTGTTATTTCACACCCTGCAGTACAGGTGAatcccccaccctccccccaCTCTGAGCATCTAATGTCttttaaagctgtaaaatgaAATACAAGATCctcaaaaagaaaatgtaaccATGCACcactcctttttctttttctaaagaagacctgttttgtgttgtgtaactgtgtgtgtgtgtgtttgcagagcaTGTGGGATAGAGCTGCAGACTCCTTTATCTGTGGTTTCACATATGAAATGAGAcctgttggtttttttttctctgtgataaAAATATAAGCGGGGGACTTCTGTCCTTCCTCTGGTgtgcctcacctcctcctcagcaggatAAGAGCTGTTTTCCATGTCTTTGATTGCACGTTGCagagcctgtgtgtttctgctgagcTTTGCAGACGCCCCTGTTGTCCAGTGAAACTCACTGATGAGGGTTACAGCCTGAAGAAACACGTATCTTATGTGTGCTGTGCTTGTTTGACGTACATACTGATACATTTCTTTCCTTTGTTTCAGCAAATCCAAAGAATGCACCTTCAATGCAGGTAAATCAGCATTTACAccatcatttctgtgtgtgtgtgcgtctgtctcATTAGTTATGTGTCATCCGACACACTTTAATTTGTTCTAAAGAGGAAGAGCAGCCTCTGATGTGCGACTCTCAATTAGCCTTCAGAAGTCCTTCAGGATTTTTATTACTGTCATTTTTCACCATTAATGCCTCTCATCAGGAATGGACATCCATTCAGAGAACATCTGATGTTGCTGGCAAATGAGGAAATGAGTGTTTGGGTTTCTCTATGTTTGAGGATCTGCTGTGAGGAGTTCCCTCTGTGTGCTTTCTCTTCTGCGTGTTTTCAATGAGGCAATAACATGCTGTTGTCAGTTAGGCGCATTACTGACATGACTTTTGTGAACATTTAAGGACACACTCTTGGTCTGTAGAGAGGATGGCagtcatctctccctctctctctctgtcttcctccagAGGACGGCTATGTGAGGATGTTCCTGCGCGGCCGGCCCGTCACCATGCACATCCCCGACCAGCAGAGGGAGAGTTACAGCCTGGACCAGAAGGTGGCGGTGCCTGACCACAAGCTCAAGCTGCAGTGGGTGTATCCTTCAAACTGAGAGAGATTAAACACGTATTCTAGTCAAgtaaacattacaaaaataacttttttctGACTCTGGAATAAACTCCAGCTCTTCTGAGCATACTCCGTCTGTCTTGCTGgtcctgtccagctgcagccATCTTTCCCTAACTTAACCCTCCATCAGGTACGGCTACCGAGGCCGAGACTGCCGCTCCAACCTGTACCTGCTGCCCACAGGGGAGATCGTATACTTCAACGCCTCGGTGGTGGTGCTATACAACacggaggagcagcagcagaggcactACCTAGGCCACAACGATGATGTCAAATGGTGGGAAAACTTTTTGATGTTTAGTAagaatcagttttttttactgtgcttCATGGAAACAAAGCTAACAGTGACAGCTTCTGTGTTTATAATGACTCAAATCTGTGGTGCACTTAATGAGCATCGCTTCAGTCGACATCCAGAATGAGCTCTGTGACTGGAGCCACTGGGACGTAAACACCAGGCCCCCCTGGGGCATGCTGGGAAAGCTACTCATCTCTACAGGGAAACAGTGGCGTCCCCCTCTCCCACGCCGTCATGTTCAGGAAGGGGATTCTGTGTTAGCTGCTCTTTATGAAATGATCAGAGAATCTATGAatttatgtttgtatttatgaGGCTTAGACTTCCTTGTTTAACGTCAGGCTCTTCATGGGATCATGTGTCACATTCATTCTGTCATTTTTCACCTTTTTTCCCCACAAAAGCCTGAAGCAGCAGATCAAATTACAATGAAGTGATGAAtcattattttgtctttttagcCTGAGTGTGCATCCTGACATGGTTACCATAGCAACGGGACAAGTGGCTGGAAACGCTAAAGATGGAAGGGTAAAGAGAAAATGTTCATAATTGATAGATTTAATAAAATAACTCAAGAAATTTAATAAAATTTAGCTGAAATTTAAATAGAACATGAGGGAAAAGCCTTTTGTCTCTACTGACTGGACTTTGTCTTTGTCCCACGCCGTCTGGTTTGCTCTGTTCAGCTGCTGGCTCCTCACATTCGTGTCTGGGACTCCGTGAGCCTCAACACGCTGCATGTGCTCGGGATGGGAGTGTTTGACAGAGCGGTCACCTGCGTCTCCTTCTCCAAGTCGGTAAGCAGCGTGGCATCCCGTCCCATATAGCAGCTTGTAGAGTTAAATAGGTGGATATGTTGTTAGgatgtgttgttattttatgaAGGGTTTGTGTTTCCCAGAACGGTGGCAGCTTCCTCTGCGCCGTGGACGATGCCAACGATCACATCTTGTCTGTGTGGAACTGGCAGAAGGAGAAGCAGCTGGCTGATGTTAAGGTGCCCTGACCTTCATACAGCAGATCCTCAGCTTTAATTTAAGAAACAGAGACGAGTTGAAGTGAATGAACAGAAATAACTTGATGCCTCTGATGTCTCTGCAGTGCTCCAATGACTCTGTGCTGGGGGCTGTGTTCCATCCCATGGACACCAACCTAATTGTCACCTGTGGAAAATCTCACATCAACTTCTGGACCATGGAGGGAAACACGCTCACCAAGAGACAGGGCCTGTTTGAGGTACAGCTGTCAGGAAGCGAATGGATTTATTTAAAGAGCTCGGAGTTTATGacatcctctccctctctctctctccctgtctctctctttctttgtacGTAGAAACATGAGAAACCAaagtatgtgttgtgtgtggcGTTTGCTGAGAATGGAGACGCCATCACCGGAGACTCTAGTGGGAACATCTACATCTGGGCCAAAGGTAGCTTTAAATGAATCGATGTAATCTCAGCATTTAAGAAATGTAGAGATTAAATCTGCAAGCTCACAAGGCTCACTGCCTGGCCACTcctttctgtggtgttttctgccCCTGCTCGTGTTCTAACAGGAGGTAACCGCATCAGCCAGGTGCTGTCAGGCGCTCATGAGGGTGGCATTTTCTCCATTTGTGTCCTGAAGGACGGCACCATGGTgtcaggaggagggaaggacCGCAAGGTGGTGCTGTGGGACCGGGACTACAGGAAGCAGGCTGAGATGGAGGTATGAGGTCTGaactgttctgtgtgtgtgtgtgtgtgtgtgtgtgtgtgtgtgtgtgtgtgtgtgtgtgtgcataaagaCACAACTGAATTCTCTGTGTGCGTCCAGGTGGGAGACTCCTTTGGCCCAGTTCGGGCTCTGACTGAAGGTAAACCAGGAGAACTCTTCATCGGAACGACCAAGAACGCCATCATCAGAGGCGCCTTCCCCGACACATTAACTCCTATTGTACAGGTGCGCagaaaatatcaaatatttCTCATGTTCTGTTTATTGGAGCAAAGAAATGTGTCTAAAGAAGGAACTGAAGACAGTCAGTGAAGTcctgcacagatgtgtgtgatcAGATACTTCTGTTGTGTTACAGGGTCACACAGACGAGCTGTGGGGTCTGGACATCCATCCCTCCATGGAGCAGTTTGTTACCTGCTCACAGGACAAACAGGTTCACCTCTGGGACAccaactcccatcagcccctctGGAGCAAGACCATCGAGGTGAGCAGGAGTGAGCTGACAGCTTCTCCGCAGCTAAGATCAATCATTaactgtcctctgctgtgctcCAGGATCCAGGCAGGTCTGTAGGCTTCCATCCCAGCGGGGCCGTTCTGGCTGTGGGGACCATGACTGGGAGGTCAGAAACTGAGCGCTCATCCACACAAGTAACAGCTGCGTGCAGCTACTTAGAGTCATcacgttgtgtgtgtgtgtgtttgtgtgttttcaggtggtTGGTGCTGGACACTGACACCCGGGATCTTGTTTCTATGCATACTGACGGCAACGAGATCATTTCCAACGTCAAGTACTCTCCAGGTTAAACCTCTCATGTCACCGCGTTTGACTGCTGCATCATCACTGCTGACATCACTGCTAACTGTGAGCTCACTGTGCTTCCTGTAGATGGAAACTTCCTGGCTGTTGCTTCCCATGACAACTTTGTTTACATCTACGCTGTGACGGAGAACGGCCGGAAGTACAGCCGCGCGGGGAAATGCACCGTAAGAGAAAATCTCACATGCGACGTGTCTGTTGAAACTCAGCCCTCACAGTCTGTGTggtctccctcttcctccaggGCCACTCCAGCTTCGTCACCCATCTGGACTGGTCAAAAGACAGCCAGTACCTCGTCACCAACTCAGGAGACTATGAGATCCTCTTCTGTAGGTtccctcacacatacacaagacattgatcaatcaatcatcagCCACAGGACACTGATAGTGTACATTTACCTTTGTGTATTTGTACGTTCTTCCTTTAAATGTATTGTCTGTAATCTGTTTTTTCTCAGGGGAGGCATCTAATGGTAAACATGTGACCAACATGGACACAGTGCGCAACCTGGAGTGGGCCACTTACACCTGCACTCTGGGCTTCAACGTCTTCGGTAGGCTGATAAAACGTACTCGGTTCTTCTTTATGAATCAGTCTGAAGTTCGTCCTTAACATCAAAATGAACACACTCAGCTACTAGCATTCAAACTTTCATCTCACCAAAAACTGTGGCTCCTCACACGAATCTCCTGATGATCCAGTGCTTATagattctgtgtgttttggagtTAGTGGGATGTATATTTTGCTTATGTGACAATGAGGCCTGAAACAGAGTCTGAGGTGAGTTAATGTctgactctctgtctctctgtctctctgtctctctgcatttGTCTCTCTCAGGAATTTGGCCGGATGGAGCAGACGGCACAGACATCAACGCCGTGTGCAGGTCACATGATGGATCCCTGCTGGCCTCTGCTGATGACTTCGGCAAAGTGCACTTGTTCTCTTTCCCCAGTTCTCAACCAAGGGTCAgtcatgttctctctctctcacacacacacacacacacacacacttggcacATCTGCATCAAGACTGTTGTTgctctgcttcacacacactcagaccttTAACACTTCCTTTGCTGTTGGTCTCTAACCCACGCTGTGATTCATGAAGCCCAATGAAAGCTcagcagaaataataaaaatactgGTGGAGCGGCTCATTACCAGGCCTGTAATGTGCACAATTTCTACCAGGTGTTTATTTTGTGCTAACAAACACTTCCAGCCATTTAAACCGAAGCTGTAAACTTAATTATCCATTTAGACAAACTGTTAGCGCAGACGTTTAGAAGCTGCAAATAGTTACAACATGTCTTAAACAGACTgggagtgaaaacacaacacttgTGCTTCACTGAGGAGCCAACATGGAGCTGTTTTCACCATGGAAACTGTGTCAATCTGAATCCACCCATGTGCTGCACCAGGTgctaataaaaatacatttctgacCTCTGTCCTCCAGGCTCCAAGCCACGAGTACGGTGGCCACAGCAGTCACGTGACCAACGTTGCCTTCCTGCATGATGATAGTCACCTGCTCTCCACCGGCGGGAAAGACACCAGCATCCTGCAGTGGGTGGTTGCCTAGGCAACATTCACCTTCCCCCTCCCACCCACAGGCAGGTGGGaccagcccccccaccccatcccATCCCTTCCACTGTCATCTCCTCACCGTTTTATCCTTctgccaccagagggcagcactTCCACTGTGCCTACCGCCTATAACTTGACCAGCCCACAGATGTCACACcagacatgatgatgatgagtatCACTGTAATGAATTCTGTTTGGTATAGAATGTAGAGAAATGACTTTTTGCAGTGCAGGAAgtgaatctaaaaaaaaaaacaaaattaactactgcagctccagctgagagctgctgatggTGACCACACAATAACCCTGTGATCTTAGCATTAGTACTACCTGTGCCTAAACCCCTTTATTGAAACTTCCACCTACTTTTATCAAGTTTTCACTCCTTCATTAAAAATCACCTTTACTGTATGGTTTGTTCATTTTGACTGCACGTTACTGTTATAATCACATGTTGGGgtttaatatgtttttgtttcaccTTAATGATTTCCATTTAGGATCAGTCGGCAAACTCTCAAAACTTCAGGAGGGCGGGAGGTTTATGTAGAAAAACACCTCTGAAATATGGATGTTTTAGATCAACAGGGCTAAAACATTGTGCTGGATTTCAATGAAGATAAATCCTCCAGTGAAACAGAATGTAACTTCATGTCAGCGTGATAATCCAAAGTCAGGAAGTGATCTCCATGATTCTACTTTAACCAGAATGTCTCCTACATGGTCCTCCCCTTTAATACACTCTTACTGTAACCCCATTGCCTTCCAcctctccatccctccaccTGAAGGTGCAGATTATTCCATACgtgttaccccccccccctcccccgtagggctgctgtgtttctgattgtactactactactactactgtaaCTGTGCTTAGAAGGCACCAGGTGGCGCTACAGTGCAAGAGAACGAGCATGGCTGCAGCTGCCCTCCTTCTGTAGATGCTGTTAATGTCTCTCTAGAgtaattatatataaatataaatattatgcAGTATATCTGAGTGGctgtgttattttaatatttaactgTAACAGCGATGGATGTTATTATTGTGGCACTTTTAGCAGTGGACAGAGAGGTAATGTAGGCTGCTGTGAGCTTGAGCTGTGCTTTGCCTTCTTCTGTTTTGTTAATAAAGTTTTTACCCAAAAGCAAAATGCGCATGTTCTACTTTATATATGTGTCCTCACACCTGAGAACTGGCATGAATGATTGTTATGATGAGCTGAGCAGGAGGCTCGTGGTGCTGACAGTCAACATGTATGCCATGGTTTGAGGTGAGTCATGGTCACTGAGGGTGATATTAGGTGTGTAAACGCGAACCTTCCCTCACCTCTCTGTGAATAATATCCCCTAAAGGTCGGCTAGCTGACCTGAAGCAGTAGGCCGAGGAGCCTGTCAGGTGGGGCGGCACCGTGAGGTCTCTCCTTATATGGGCAGGTAATGTCACCTGTTTCCTGTACAGATGCGCGTGCACACTAATTTATCTTAACACTAACAGGAGGGCACTGCCATGACATGATGATATGGAAAGCTCATGAAGTTTTGTGAAATTTCATGAGATCCTTCTGAGTCTGGCGATTTTTCCTGATGTTCTTTGATGGATTTTTGTGCGGAAGCTGAATTCTGACTAAAGGTTAGTAGAGTTTTAATTTATCTTGTCTCACAAAACTACAGATTTAATTTAGGACCTCTTGAACCAAAGAAAATTTCAGTCTGCAGGGAGTAATATTAGTCGTTATGGACCTGTTGTCTTCCATGTGCACAGAAACCTGAAGGCAGGAAGAGCCGCTTGTATGGAGCAGGCAAGTCAGAGACGGCACAGGAAGATGGAGCTGGGGTGGTGGAGATCTGTAGTCCACTGATGTGGGCTGCtctcagctcattcacttcAACACATCCCCACACATGAATGGTCAGTTGTTACCCATCATATATGTGATGGCTTGGGTCTTTTTTATGGCAATGACGCCATCTTGGACCATCTGTGCATTAGGAGTTGAGCAGTAAAGCCGTTTCATTTCTGTTCCACCAAAACATCCACGTCCACATTCAGCACACCCCCTCTACTTTTTGCATGGCTTGGCTGCTCCATTGACTGCCTCGCTGTTACTTATTACTTAAACACTGTGCTAACAAGCCACAAGAGAAAAGTTTAGGAGGAGCACTttcgttttttgttttttttgtaaggtCCTTGTCCCATCCAACATTGTGGAGGCAGAGTTTATTACCTGTACTGCAGCAAgccaccaccagggggcaatacatatattttggcctcacttttctATTTCTTCTATCTTTATTTACATGGTGGGTTTTGAGTTGAGCTTTGTATTTTGTCTCTGGGATTCATTATCTTGGAATCAAAGGTGTCGCTTTGTGCTGAGAAGAGGGGACATCACCACCCCCGTCAGATGACAGGGCTGCAGCAGTTTATACAGAGCTCACGTAGGTTGTGGAGCATTTCATATGGAGTCATTATATTGGTCTTCAGGGTACATTATGGCAGCTTTGTGGGGGAAGAGTCCAGTGTTTATCCAGCAAGCAGCGTCAGGTGAGAGACTGCTGTTGTGGTCACGATGGCTTGTTGTCTGTCAACACCTCTCTGGTCCGGATGATGAGGAGAAAACAGGCTAATCCTCCTCAGAGCAGGAACACCAAAGAAGGTCAGGACgtttgtggtttttgttttattattattcagccaGTGTCAGTAAAAGACGTGAGCCTGAGTTCATCTTTTAGTACGGACATCTCACATCATGTTCTCTCCTCAAGACAAGAACACTGATTGGTTATTGTAGTTTTATGAGCTGCACAGGATGCTCTGACAACACAAAGGGCTTCCCATGCACTGAAGGAGGAGTGTGAGCCATACAATACCCTCCACCTTAACACAATACACACCAACCTTTAGGAGGAGGGTGAGTCAGAGgacgtggaggaggaggaggaggcagggctATAGGTCTGCTTCTTAAAGGACTCTAACCTATTTCAGAGATAACTATACGTTCCTGGTGTTTTGGCATTTGGAAGGTAATTGTAGTTTGTCTCCAGTGTCTCTGAAAGCTTAGACCTGTGCTCAGTGCACCGACTGAAGACTCTAAATTATGGGGTGATAAGCTGACTCATCAACATTCCTGTTGTTCTGTAACACATATTAGTTCTATAGTTTATTCAGTGCACAGGTTTCAGTCagatttaggtctggactttgtgCAGGTCGGTCAGTAACGTTCACTTTGTTCTCCTGGAGGGAGTTCTTCACTACAAGAGATGTTGATTCAGGTCCTtgtcatgttggagagaaaaccaggacccagacccggtctgactgcagacggcttcaggttttctttcagatgttcagacagtcttcttgtttcatgattcttccaccctgacaggatccaCAGGTCCAGACTCACTGAAccatcctcacagcatcatgctgccaccaccatgtctgactgtatgaacccagttctcctctcctctctgtctccacatgaagacaacatctctgtgagcacagagctctagtttagcttc
Protein-coding sequences here:
- the eml2 gene encoding echinoderm microtubule-associated protein-like 2 isoform X1, coding for MADDTVSASSNMDMEDRVSHLEQRLQLQEDEIQLLKAALADALRRLGCCEEQSQAPQPGGARGGRRPLATTASAAPTKVRQLLQALPSRPLSNGYIQQKRLLSSPSSPKKEVLQSIKRKSMSTERLTLVRREMGAESRSRTTSSSSSSGGKSKSKECTFNAEDGYVRMFLRGRPVTMHIPDQQRESYSLDQKVAVPDHKLKLQWVYGYRGRDCRSNLYLLPTGEIVYFNASVVVLYNTEEQQQRHYLGHNDDVKCLSVHPDMVTIATGQVAGNAKDGRLLAPHIRVWDSVSLNTLHVLGMGVFDRAVTCVSFSKSNGGSFLCAVDDANDHILSVWNWQKEKQLADVKCSNDSVLGAVFHPMDTNLIVTCGKSHINFWTMEGNTLTKRQGLFEKHEKPKYVLCVAFAENGDAITGDSSGNIYIWAKGGNRISQVLSGAHEGGIFSICVLKDGTMVSGGGKDRKVVLWDRDYRKQAEMEVGDSFGPVRALTEGKPGELFIGTTKNAIIRGAFPDTLTPIVQGHTDELWGLDIHPSMEQFVTCSQDKQVHLWDTNSHQPLWSKTIEDPGRSVGFHPSGAVLAVGTMTGRWLVLDTDTRDLVSMHTDGNEIISNVKYSPDGNFLAVASHDNFVYIYAVTENGRKYSRAGKCTGHSSFVTHLDWSKDSQYLVTNSGDYEILFWEASNGKHVTNMDTVRNLEWATYTCTLGFNVFGIWPDGADGTDINAVCRSHDGSLLASADDFGKVHLFSFPSSQPRAPSHEYGGHSSHVTNVAFLHDDSHLLSTGGKDTSILQWVVA
- the eml2 gene encoding echinoderm microtubule-associated protein-like 2 isoform X2; translation: MKRSSSKSKECTFNAEDGYVRMFLRGRPVTMHIPDQQRESYSLDQKVAVPDHKLKLQWVYGYRGRDCRSNLYLLPTGEIVYFNASVVVLYNTEEQQQRHYLGHNDDVKCLSVHPDMVTIATGQVAGNAKDGRLLAPHIRVWDSVSLNTLHVLGMGVFDRAVTCVSFSKSNGGSFLCAVDDANDHILSVWNWQKEKQLADVKCSNDSVLGAVFHPMDTNLIVTCGKSHINFWTMEGNTLTKRQGLFEKHEKPKYVLCVAFAENGDAITGDSSGNIYIWAKGGNRISQVLSGAHEGGIFSICVLKDGTMVSGGGKDRKVVLWDRDYRKQAEMEVGDSFGPVRALTEGKPGELFIGTTKNAIIRGAFPDTLTPIVQGHTDELWGLDIHPSMEQFVTCSQDKQVHLWDTNSHQPLWSKTIEDPGRSVGFHPSGAVLAVGTMTGRWLVLDTDTRDLVSMHTDGNEIISNVKYSPDGNFLAVASHDNFVYIYAVTENGRKYSRAGKCTGHSSFVTHLDWSKDSQYLVTNSGDYEILFWEASNGKHVTNMDTVRNLEWATYTCTLGFNVFGIWPDGADGTDINAVCRSHDGSLLASADDFGKVHLFSFPSSQPRAPSHEYGGHSSHVTNVAFLHDDSHLLSTGGKDTSILQWVVA